CTCACAATGGGCAGTGCGTCGTCCCCGACATTTCCcgtccagctccagccccatccACAGGTACGAGTACGAGCAGTATTGGAAATCGAAGACAATGGCACTggtaaatttaattttaataattgcGTGTGAAGTGCCCGTTGACGTAGGACAGCTGGGTATCGTACTAATCGCCGCACTCGTGTGGAGACATTAGCACACGCCAGCCAAACGCGACCCGAGACTGGAGATGAATGTCTTCCAGACCCGGCTCGGGCAACTCGGCCAAGCGAATCGCCTATCTATCATTCTAACAGCCGCTCAGAGCGAATTGTAAACCTGTTCCATGCTGTTCTCCAGAACGATTTCAGTTACCTAAAGTGAACGTTCATGGCTCTAGAGACTAGAACGGCAATCGCTATGCGGTACAGTATGACCTACAAGTATGATATGATTCAGGTTCAAACGCACGCACGAGTATACCAATATATGGATTCTAGTAAGTATATTGGTATCTTTGCTCCATTACAGACTATTAGCAGCCCAAGTTGAATAAAAACTTAGTGCCATGGTACATGCTAGGGTGTCACTGGTGTACCAGCATGTACGAGTAcgtatgcatgtacatatgtatgtatctagaTACACATGAGTGGTCAGGTATCGATTGTTTGCATTAAGATTTGTTCACACCTCTTTGCTACGGAAACTTTATGACGCATGTGTATGTAATTTTTATGAAGGAGATTCTGAACTAAGCAGGAATCTTGGGATAGGTTATGGACGAACTTTGAGGCAACGAGATTTTTTATAACGAACACCGAATGGCAGATGTTGGTATTCCTGGAAATAGGACCTTTCTAGAAAGGTCTATAATCAACTTCCTGCCTGCCTTTCCATCCGCGATTAGCACCTGTGTTATCGCGAATGATCCTCCATTTTGAATCACGGACTAACCTTGGCATATTACCGGTCAAACAGTGCCCGTATCTTTACGGGATCCTCTTGAATCTAGATACAACAGCTTGTTGACCGCATGTACGAATGCCGCCCGCTATTGTCCAAGACTATCCGTCAAAGGCCCCATCGCGGCTGATGAGAGCCACCGACTCATATCGTAACAATGCGCGAATGCTGCACGAACGGGGGAACAACGAACGCCATGCCGTGCCACTCCAATGGGGACTACTCGTAAGAGTTCAGGCCACGGAGAGAAGAAAGCCTTAAAGCCTAACCGCACCGCGTGGCGGCTTGAAAAACGAAGACGCAAATCGGCTTATCGTCAGCATTCAGTCCCAAAGGCAGCCAAGAGTCAGAGCTATTTGTCGCGGCTGCTGCCGGCGCTGCTGCTCAAATATGATAACTCAATGATGTCCCACGATTACAGGTGTTTACCACGAATGCCTTCAACGTGAGCGGGCGAACAGGTTCGCCGCTTTTAATTAGCGAGCTGACGGACGGCTGCTCTGCCGTCTCCCGTATTATTCAGATTACGAACTAtagctacatacatatgtacacacatgCATGTGTATTTATTGTTGCTTATGCACGAAAATAGCTGACAAACAAGAATGTTTTAAGCGAGAGCCCCGACTACCTGATACTCAGTATACGTTTTTATAAGTAATTCAGCAGAGAATTGCTTACATTTTGCACCATTATCGGCGACAAATTGTGTTTGAATTGAATGGAAAATAACTTAAATGTTTTGAATTAATACTTAATACATGTATGCCTTTGCCTTCAATCCCCATATACATTCATATGTATGGATATACCCTTGTTTTGTTTGGATACCAGGTGTAATGGCTGAGACACGGCAAATCGTACGGACCGAAATAAGAACGACTACAATGCCAATAGCTCATCAGCCAATTCCTGAACCAACATGGTTCGTGTAACGAACAGAGCCAGCAAATTGTCGAACCACAAATGCGGGATCAACGGGAGAAATGGCACATAAGAACAAACTAAGGGTGGACCATGTTCGAACATAAGCTGATAAGCGATGATGGGTTCAATGTGGTCATTTGAACCTAGAAAGCTATTGCGGTTATCCCACTACTCACTGTAGAACGATCCCAGACTTTACTCCAGCCAAGTCGTGGGTATACTCTGAGGTGTACGAATTAATAGGCCCAAAAAATAGACGTCTGCCTGAGCACCTTCTTCCTCCACTCACATTGCTAATCAATTGACCCCAATACGCGAGCATATTCCGGCCCACGTTGGTCCACTCTATAAATACAAGCACTGCCAACCGCCCAGTAGAAGGCGCTCTACACACATCTGCATCAACAGCACTGCAGCAACACTTCCCATGAGCAACAACAAGAAAGGGGAGCGTCGGACAAACGGTCGGACTCACGCACGCGTCGACTGGTGATTCCAACAGAACGTCGAAGCAACGGAACGACTGCACCACACCCCCAATCCATGCCGCCCTAAAGTTCGCCAACTACATCGGCCGGCAAATTTTCAAATTTAGCGCCAAACGTGCCGGCGACTGTACTCACGGAACCCAAGCAGATTTTGTATGGAATTAATCAAGAAACCCACTCATTTTGTCAATTCCGGATATAGTTTTGATCGTATCGGCTTcgaaaaaataccaaaattaAGGGGACCATTAGTAGTACCCCCTCGATCTGTTTCGGATCCGATCTGAATAAAGGAATCAGAGAAATGGGCGAAATTATCGGGGCGCAACTTTTTGTGAAGAAGAAGCTGGCGGCAATTTGTAAACGCTGCCGCGCGAGCATGTTCATTCTTGTTCGAGCCTTCAACGGGTACATATCGTGGTCAGCAAAACAGAAAATACCCAGCAGTTAGCAGTAGTATCCTTCTTCCATGCAAGATGAATACTATCTGTTTTTCGCAGTGCCTCTGACTGATTCCTCCTGCACTGCAAATACTCTATATAATACTTGATCCAAAATTATtgcaaaatatttcaaaaatcTCTCGATTGCTTGGACGCAAactctgttgttgttgccttcTCTCTACTTTGCTGCCGACTGCGGCTGTACAGATGCCGCAGAGGTTTTTCTTCAGTGTATTCCGAGGGAGAGAGGCAACACCAACCGACCGTGTGATAAGCCGGCCAGAAAGAAAGCAAGCGAGAGAGGACTAGAGAAAACGAGAGCGAGAGTGcctaagtgtgtgtgtgtgtgtgtgcgtgtgcgatTTGTATCTGTGTCGTGTCAACGCTTCTCTTCCGCTGCTTAAATACACTGGACGTACCACAAATCCAAACACTGTGTTTGTGTTCTCGTGCGGTGCGGTTCTCGTTTTCTCCCCTGACTATTTTGCGCTAATTTTTGTCAACAACCCACATTTTCCGAATACAGcaataaaaagaaataaacGGAGTATACATACAAGGAGCATCAATCATTCAAATCATCCAGCTAAAGCCCATATAACCGTTAAGCGTTAtataaattaaacaaataagtttttaaaaaaactacaaaacaaccagaaacaaaatgtctgCAGCCACAGAACAACAGAATAACGGTGATGTTGCCGTCGAGAAGGTGGCCGTCAAGGACGACGTCGCCGCGGTGAAGGATGATCTCAAAGCCAAGGCAGCCAGCGAGGATaaggcagcagcagatgcCGCCGGCGACGCGGTCGCCGATAACGGTACGGCAAAGGACGGCGAGGATGCTGCCGATGCCGCTGCCGCGCCCGCTAAGGAATCAGTGAAAGGCACCAAGAGGCCAGCAGAAGTAAGTACACCTGTCCACCAGTGCGCTCCAGTTGCGAAGGGAAGAGGAACAGAGGAGATCATCTTCATTGTACAGTTTCACGTTTTTGGTTTGTGCGTTTCCCAACACTTCTCCCCTCCtgtcgctatcgctatcgATCGCCTTATCGATTGATGTGATTTTTGTTTACGCGCTCGAATTCCTCGGTACAAAGTGATTCATTCGAATTCGTGAGTTCCACTTTTCGAATATTACAAAACGACGAAAAATTCTGGAAATAGATATACACACGTTTTCCGATTTCAAACGCTGCTTCTGAGAGCGGGATTGTTACGCTCAGAGAGCCTGTTCACAGGCGCTTATATACCAACAAGGGAGAGAATACAtgtatagagagagagagttgtTTACGATTAACCAAGATGATTGTCGGTCGGTAATCAAGAATTATTGTTGTTGGGTTCAAATCGAGGTTAGAGGGCCCATCCACACCACTCGACAACGCTCGTGATGATGCAGTTGCGGTACAGTTCTGTTCTGGCTCAGATAGAGAAGTCCCGCTCCCGAGCGAGAGCGTGCGCTAATGTATTTTTAATAAACTTAACCAAATCAGATGAATACTAGAACAGGTCATTAACATTGACGTGAGCAAAGGAAAGACGCAAAAAGCTTAACCGAGAAAGAGAGCAGAATAAAGATACATAGAGTAAGCGAGGTGTGTACATAGATAGCTTGTAAGCGGCCTTGCAACACCAACACCTACACTGCCTGCGAGTGTTTCTCTGTTGGGTTCAGAACAATAGATGCAATAACACTTCATTATTTGCACACTTGGCCTTATTTATCATCGGGGACACGGCATTTTACTATTGCGTTTGCAAAAAATATTGGCAACGCCGCAACAATAACAGtactctctctgtctctctctcagcGAAAACATTGCCGGCCGGCGACTGTGTGCGCGCGGTATTCAAACTTCTTTTGTATCGTCTGTCACATTCCATTCTGTCATTCCCCCATTTGGGGCCATAATCGAAAAGCACATTTCTGATAAAAATAAAAGCCATGAGGTAGCACGCTAGTGAGAACTATAAATTGGCAAATGAAACGATTTGACTCGAACTCGAAACGAAAATGTACAGTAACGggttctctctcgctctctcatCGTTTATGCGTCTCGCTCTCTATCCACCTCTCTCTCGTAATTGGTTAtgtatacacacatacactccCATGTGTAAGATGTTTGTGTTTGCGCTTACATTTATCTTTCACTTTTTCCCCTCTCCCTTTTATGCGTATTTATTTTGGTACATGGCGATGCGTACATAAAACAAGGCCTGTACAGGGTGTCAAACTGCCCTTTTGAGGTTATGTAATGGAGGTACAGGGTGTTTTTTGGATTCCTCTGTGGTTAGGTCTTTGATGGGCAGTACTCTCCTTTTAAATTAGTCATTACAGGGTATTACCAATTGAATTTGTGCTTACCTAAATACAGATTCGAGTGAATTTCATTGTTTTTAAGGAAAATATTAGACATGAGAATGGAAAACTATACAGGTAGAAACTATCAATAAACACCATTAATAGTCAGTGTGGAAAATAATTTCCCACCAAATCCCTTTGAACTTAccccctctacttaaatcctTGATGACCCTGTTTTAtcatttatttgtatttctttTGTATTGCACATTTCTCAAGAGCTCAGTCTCGTGACTTATGTATGTTGTCCTCTCAAGAGTGGGGGCACATATTTTGCACACTTTTCAGCAGTTATCTTGTTTTCACATGTAACAGTCGGCTTCGCCtagtaaatatatatactacGGGTTTTTTTTTAGATGGTTACCTCTTATGTACGGCCGCTTGTTGTTGGTTGGCTGCTGCTTAACAAACGTGAACCCACGCATACGACGCTGACAGAGACGCAGACGCAGGCGGCGACGCTAGCGCACTCTGCTTCAGCagctgtgggtgtgtgtgtgtacgagCGGCATTCATTCATGCAACTATGTCGTGACGCGTTCTCAGGTACAGTTCTGTCTCGGCAGCGCTCTCTTTGGCGGTCTttctctccctcgctctctctggcggtctttttctctctcgctcgctctctctctccctcacaGCTGCTGTGTGTCGAGCACACGCTTGGCTTGGCTGTAGTATCCCACGGATATGGATATGGCTACATATGCTTATtgcctttttgttttttttgtgtattaCACACGTACGCACACCACAGAGAGAGGAGGAagatacatacgagtatgtaaaAGAGAGTGCACTTGTAATTTCATGCTCTTTTACTCGttcctctgtctctctctccctttttgctctctctctctctctctctatatatatgtatataactTGCGTGCGTGTGCGTGCTTGCAGCGAATTACATTGGCGCGCGCATTTTTCAAATGTTTTTTACGGCGAAAATAACGATTTTCCCGCTGCTCTGCCAGAAGACTACAAAAATGAGAAGGGGAGCGAAGTGGTTTCCCGTTTTGTGGGCTGAAAATATACTTTTTATGGCCATGTATAGTGTGTGAAGGGAGAATTCGATGGAGCTTTTGCTTTGCCCTTGATCAAGGAGATGTGTGGGTTTGAGTTGGGCGCACAGGACCAGAATCCGATTCAGAATCGTTATGCTCATTTCTCTCTATTTTTCCAGGCCAAATCCGCCGAATCAAAGAAGGCCAAGAAGGCCGCCGACGGCGATTCCGACGAGGAGGAAGCTCTGGAAGAAATTATCGAGGGCGACAGTGAAATCGAGAGCGACGAATACGACATACCCTATGATGGTGAGGAGGATGACATTGAATGTGATGGTAGGTGTATATATAGACGGGATTTTCTTCCGAATATTCGAACTAAtcttaaatttcttttcgaacagacgacgatgatgataaCGACGATGGCTCCGGCTCGGACGATCAGGCGTAATAATAAtgtagtcaaaatacaatacaacaaaacaaacaaacaatttaaattaataataaataaaagttACAAGCAAAAACAAATAAGAAAGCAACCAGaaaataaacaacaacaaccaacaaaggaaaaacacaaaaaaattgCAAAATTATATAATTTTTATGTTTAAGGAATAATTTTTATTTCTTACCttattttaattgtattttatgtgtactttttttataaaaaaatacaaaaccaCAAAAATTGTAATTGAGAAAGGTTCGTATATGTCGATCTATACGAAAAGAACGAAATGAAACGTAATCATCCCCACTATATACAAATACGACACGaaatccacaaaaaaaaaaaactaaaccaAAATCTTTCTTTCCTTTATGTATAAGTCCTAATTTATAGAAGTTTATgcttaaaaacaaatataCAAAGATTGAGCATGAAGAAGCGTAAATCTATACAGACAcatacacacccacacacaaacaaaaaccacATAATAAAAAAAACTCATTATTAAAATTAGACGTTACATTTATGAAAGAATGAAAGagacaaaaatacaaaattgaaGAAACAGCAAATGCAattaaatacaaaacaaataaaCATACAAATTGTATTGAATAAATCGAGGCACTATTGAAAGCATATTTCGACACACTTCGACACTCAAGTTTTACGTATGGTTTCAAAATTTTTGCGCCCTCTGTGGCCCCTACATCATCCACACTTACACCGACATCGACGCAGCCCCCCACCCACAAGGGGGAGTGACGCGACTCGACTCAACTGTGTGGGT
The sequence above is a segment of the Drosophila miranda strain MSH22 chromosome 4, D.miranda_PacBio2.1, whole genome shotgun sequence genome. Coding sequences within it:
- the LOC108161726 gene encoding bacchus, translating into MSAATEQQNNGDVAVEKVAVKDDVAAVKDDLKAKAASEDKAAADAAGDAVADNGTAKDGEDAADAAAAPAKESVKGTKRPAEAKSAESKKAKKAADGDSDEEEALEEIIEGDSEIESDEYDIPYDGEEDDIECDDDDDDNDDGSGSDDQA